Within the Flavobacterium sp. CG_23.5 genome, the region GCACCTAAAGAGGCAACGTTAGCAGTTGTGTAAATAGTTCCATTTACCGGCTGGGAGGGTGGGGTACTTGTTAATGAACGAACTATCAAATAGCTGCTTGCAGCTGGTGACGATGCCGTAAATGTAAAGGGTAGTGAAGTACTAGTTTTAGTTCCTAATACAAATACGGTTGCTTGGGCAGGGGCGCTGCATGTTGTGTTTGCTATACTTATAGTGTAGTCCTCAGTTTCTCCGTATGTTCCTGGCATAGTACAACTCATTCCTGAACCTGAAGCAACGGTTGTATTATATGCATAACGGACGCGCATTCGAGTTATTCCAGTGGTTGCACCCGCAGGAATAGGAATAGAAATTGTTTTTGTTGTGCTTGGATTAATGGTATTACTGACAAGGAAAAATTCCCCGGAATCTGAAAAACTTCCGTTCTGATTAAAATCAATCCAGACGCCAGCACCATGTGTGCCTGAACCGTTTCCAACACTTAGATTAAAGTTGTAGCTTGAGCCTCTAAGTACGGTAGTAGTTTGTGTTCCTGCCGCAGCATAGTTAGTATAGCCACCAGCACCGCAAGTTGAAGTGGTGTTGAGTGTGTTGAAGGTTACATTGCTAATAAAATCGTTTAAAGTACAATTTAAATTCCCTGCTGGAGTGCAATAACTTTCCGGTTGAACACTGTCGTATTCAACAATAGAAATGTCGTCTAAAAGCATTTGAGCTCCGGGAGTACCCGATTGAAACATTTGGAAACCTATATACTTTGTCTCATTTGCGGCAACTGTAAAACCTGCAGTATACTTCACCCAAGAAGATGAAGTAACATTTTCTGAAGATGCATTTAGAATAATATCCGATCCTGTAGCATTTTTCATTGCCGTATTTGTGGCCGTCAAACTTTTCATAATTCTTAATTTCCCCGACGCGCTAGCAACTTTTGCAAAAACGGTTACGACATAATATTTACCTGTAATAAATGAAAGTGTAGTGTTAGTAATTATAGACCCATCATATGCTTTTGAAGGAGCGCCTTCAGCCGTAATCTGTCCGCAATAAGGAGCAATATTACCACCAGAGCTTACTGTGCCAAATGAAGCGGAATTGTTAGCTGTACCTATTACTCCCGTCTGTCCACTTTCAAATCCAGTGGTATACAGAGTCGTTTGCCCATTCATTTCATTTCCTAAGAAAAATAAAAAGAACAAACTTAAAAAGGCTATGATAGTTTGGGTTTTATTTTTGGTTGTTTTTGCAGTAGTCTTAGAACAAATTTGACTATAATTAGTAATAAAAAACTTACATATTTTATTTTTGTAATAGTAATTTTCGATCATAGGATTTTGTGGTATTATTTGCCGCAAAAGTACCTTATTGATTTTTGTAAAACAACATTTTAACGATTAAATGTTATATTTTTTGATGTAGTTTATCGGGTATTTTGTTACTTTCATCGATGATTATGAGGTTTTTATGAAATTCAGTGTAGTTTAAGACAATTATAAGTTAAAAAAGATAAATTAATTTGTATCTGTTTTTGCCTCTAAATGTTGAAAAAAAATTTTTTTTATTATAAAAAATGCGATTTTTTGTAAGAAATAGATTTGATATAAGTGAACATTTCGAATAGCTCAAATAATTCAAATTTTTTTTGCGTCAATTGGGCAAAAAATCAAATAAGTATATTTTTTTCTGTAAGGGAATACGTGATTTTAATACGAGCGAAACGCAAACCATTACTTTTCGCACATTGAGTCATAAAAAAAGTAAATCAATTAGTTTCATAGAAATAATTTCCCCAAACAGATGATGACGAACTAGATTATTAATTTTAGCTTAAGTGGAGTGTGTGATATTTAAAATTTATTTTTATTGTGTTGACCGTTATGTTATTATTATTGTTTTTAAGCATTTTATTTTTATTACTTTGTAATCTATAATCTTTAACACAAAACCTACCCAATAGATGCTTCTAATTGTCACTAAATATTTAATTCCCAAAGGGTATCGTGGATTGACTGCGTTTCCCTTTGTCTTTGTGAAATATCGGGTCGACAAAGAAGATCAGGTTTTTGTAAATCACGAAAAAATTCACCTCCGCCAGCAAGTGGAATTACTGGTACTTCCTTTTTTTATTTGGTATTTTCTCGAATATCTTGTAAGATTGATTCAGTATAAAAACACTGAAATAGCCTATCGGAACATCAGTTTTGAGCGGGAAGCCTATGCCAATGAACTCAATTTAGAGTATTTAAAACACCGCCCTTTCTTTCGATTTTTAAAATATAATGTCAAAAAGAAGTAGTTATAATCGCACTTACAAATTGTTTTTTTTAGCAAAAAATTGACCGCGAGTTCGCTAATTAAAAAAGAAAAAATTTAATTAGAGAATTCGCGGTTTAAATTTTCTTACCTATTTCTAATCTTTATTCCCGACCTACTTTTACACTGTTTTTATAGTATTAATCTAAAACCTTAGCTCTTATGGTTTAAGGTTTTTTAAGTTCAATTTAAATATAAGAAAATTCATGTAATTTAGTTATAAACATGTATTTCATCGATTTTTATAGCTTTTTAACGTATTTAGTACTCTTGTCAAGCTTTCTTTTGTTGTAACTTTATCAAAAAAAAGAGCCTATTTGTAAATTTTACCCAAATTTTTTTTTATTCCTAAGAATTTGCTGATTAATTAATTCAGCTTCTGTTAATCAATTAACAATCAGATATCTGAAATGTATAATAATTTGCAACCTTGGAATCCAAAAAAAAGCAAAGTGTTCTGTAAAATTCAGATTCATTTTTTACGCAGGTAAAATTACAGTGGAGCATAAAAGTATTTTTAAATTAATTAAATCCACCTGTTTATGAGCACAAAAATACTAAATCGATTATTCCTGTTTATTTTCGGGTTTCTAGTTCAAAATTTTGCAAATGCACAAATGTTTGTTAGTCCAAACACTAACGTTTTTGTTAACAATGAAGTGGTGTATGTGAAGCAGGACTTAGAATTAAATGCGGCAAGTAGTAATTTTTACTTAAGAAAAGATGCGCAATTGCTTCAAGGAACTACAGTTGCCGGAGCCAATAAAGGCTTAGGGAATTTATCCGTTTTTCAAGAAGGATCAACTAATAATTTTCAATATAATTACTGGTGTTCTCCTGTTGGAGGAAATATAGCTACTGCGGGAAATGCTACTTTTGGTATAACGCAATTAAAAGATGTCGCTGATTTAACGACTAGTAATGCCCCAAGTATTTTGGCATCGAACAATTATAACGGCACAGCAAGTCCTTTGGCAATTGCTCCTTATTGGATAAATAAACTCACTCCTTTAAATGGGAATTATAACTGGATTCAAGTGGGTTCAACGGCTACTTTGAATGCTGGCGAAGGTTTTACCATGAAGGGAACATCAGGAACTAATGCCATAACAGTAAATGGGGTTCAAAATAACCCAGGAAGCAAACAACGATATGATTTTAGAGGAAAGCCAAATGACGGTACAATTTCTATTCCTGTCGCAACGGCACAGTTCACTTTAACTGGAAATCCATATCCATCAGCAATTGACTTGTCAGCATTTTTGACCGATGCGACGAATTGTACCGGTATTGCTTATTTCTGGGAACAGGATAAAACAGTAAATTCACATTATATAGCAGACTATAAAGGAGGTTATGGAACATTTTCACCTGTAAGTAGATTAGGAAGCGGCATTTATGTTGCGGCAACTTTTTACTCTTACGATGGATCTGGGAACGAAATAATTTCAACTGGAATGGGGGCTAATTATGAAAGACGCTTTTGTCCTGTCGGTCAAGGTTTTATGATAGACGGCGCCGCTAATGGAACAGTTGATATGAAAAATAGTTATAGAGTTTTTGTTAAAGAAGGTGCTGCAAATTATTCGCAGTTTGAAAAAATTGCAAATAGCACTAAAACTAATGACAGTAATGGAAAATTGGCTGCTGTTCAGTCTGTTTCGGGTTTTGATTATAGTACGGTAACAATAACTCCAACGCCGCAAATTAGGTTTAATACCTTATTAAATAATCAAGGAGTGCGTCAATTAGCGTTGGCTTTTATTCCGGAAGCGACAGACGGGGTGGATCATGCCATGGATGCACTGTCTTCGGGTGATGATTCGAGTGCCGATGTCTATTTTGTTTTGGACGATTCAGAATATATCATTAATGCATTAAAATTTGATATTGATAAAAGCATTCCTATTGGTTTTAAAAATGCCCAAGAAGCTAATTACAAAATTACTGTCAAAGAGATTTTAAATTTTAATGCTGCGAATAATGTTTACTTACACGATAAAACGGCTGATTTATATTATGACATTAAAAATAGTTTTCACGAGATGACCTTGCCTGCCGGAGTCAATAATAAACAATATGAAATTACCTTTAAGACTAAAACTACTTTAGGGCTTAATACGGAAGCCACTCAAAATTTTGTCGTGTACCAAAACAATGCTACTAAAAGTTTAACAATTAATAATGCGTTATTGATGGATCTTGATGCGTGTAGTTTGTATGATGTGGCTGGGAAAATAATTTTTAGTAAGAAGGATTTGGGCGTCAATTCCACTTATAAATTTTCTACATCAGGACTAAGTGACGGTATTTATATCGTTAAACTATCCACAAAGGATAAAATAGAAGTGGGTAAAAAAATTATCATTAAAAATTAAAATTGTAGGAAAGAGCAAAAAAATAGAAGTGCAATATGTTAAGATTGCACTTTTTTTATATATAAATTTTATCTTTGCAGAAAACATACTTGGTTTGAATCAACAAATAGCATTAGAATTTCCAAACTCTATTTCACTGCATATCAAAAGGGAAGATTTGATTCATCCTTTCGTTTCTGGAAATAAGTTTAGAAAGCTAAAGTATAATTTGCTTCAAGCAAAAGCGGAGCATCAGGAAATTTTGCTAACTTTTGGAGGTGCGTTTTCCAATCATATTGCGGCAGTAGCTTTTGCAGGGAAAGAAAAAGGATTCAAAACTATTGGTATTATTCGAGGGGATGAACTGAAGGACAAAATTTCGGAAAATCCAACCTTGACATTTGCTCAAAGCTGCGGAATGCAATTCGAATTTGTTAGCAGAGAATCCTATCGGTTAAAAAACGAAATTCCATTTTTGGAAAATTTAAAACAAAAATTTGGTGATTTTTACCTTATTCCAGAAGGAGGAACCAATGCATTGGCCATCAAAGGCTGTGAGGAAATATTAAATGAAAAAGATGCCGAATTTGATTATATCTGCTGTTCAATTGGAACAGGTGGAACTATATCGGGAATAATTAATAGTGTTTTGCCACACCAAAAAGTTTTAGGATTTCCAGCATTAAAAGGGGATTTTTTAACAGATGAAATTCGTAATATTGTAATAAATAATAATTGGGAATTGCTGACGGATTATCATTTTGGAGGCTATGGGAAAGTAAATAGTGAGTTAATCGCATTTATCAACCAGTTTTTCAAAGAAAATAACATTCCTTTGGATCCTATTTATACTGGAAAGATGGTTTTTGGCGTTATAGATTTAATACACCGGAACTATTTTCCAACTCAATCAAAAATTTTACTCATTCATACTGGTGGAATTCAAGGAATTCAAGGGATGAATATGAAACTAAGAAATAAACAATTACCAACAATCGACATCAATGTTTAAAAAAATTATACTCATTCTCATCCTAATAACTTTAGTAGGCTGTAACGCAGCTAAACCAGTTGTTATCACTACTAAAAAAATGCCTTTGAATCAAAAGAAGGTGATTGTTCATACTACTAAAGTAACAAAAGTAACAAAAGCGCCTATTGCGACAAAAACAATAGCAGCAAAAGCAATAGTTACAAAGACAGCTTTAAAAAAGCCTGTTGTAGAAAATCAGCCAGAACAAGAATATCCTAATCAAATAACGGAAGTAATAGTTTCAACTTCGCAAACGGTAGTTAGTAGTGATGTGGTAGTTAATTATGTCGCTCAATTCAAAAATGTAGCGATGGATAACATGAGAATTTATGGCATTCCGGCTAGTATTGTTTTGGCGCAGGGAATTTTGGAATCA harbors:
- a CDS encoding T9SS type A sorting domain-containing protein, with the protein product MSTKILNRLFLFIFGFLVQNFANAQMFVSPNTNVFVNNEVVYVKQDLELNAASSNFYLRKDAQLLQGTTVAGANKGLGNLSVFQEGSTNNFQYNYWCSPVGGNIATAGNATFGITQLKDVADLTTSNAPSILASNNYNGTASPLAIAPYWINKLTPLNGNYNWIQVGSTATLNAGEGFTMKGTSGTNAITVNGVQNNPGSKQRYDFRGKPNDGTISIPVATAQFTLTGNPYPSAIDLSAFLTDATNCTGIAYFWEQDKTVNSHYIADYKGGYGTFSPVSRLGSGIYVAATFYSYDGSGNEIISTGMGANYERRFCPVGQGFMIDGAANGTVDMKNSYRVFVKEGAANYSQFEKIANSTKTNDSNGKLAAVQSVSGFDYSTVTITPTPQIRFNTLLNNQGVRQLALAFIPEATDGVDHAMDALSSGDDSSADVYFVLDDSEYIINALKFDIDKSIPIGFKNAQEANYKITVKEILNFNAANNVYLHDKTADLYYDIKNSFHEMTLPAGVNNKQYEITFKTKTTLGLNTEATQNFVVYQNNATKSLTINNALLMDLDACSLYDVAGKIIFSKKDLGVNSTYKFSTSGLSDGIYIVKLSTKDKIEVGKKIIIKN
- a CDS encoding 1-aminocyclopropane-1-carboxylate deaminase/D-cysteine desulfhydrase yields the protein MNQQIALEFPNSISLHIKREDLIHPFVSGNKFRKLKYNLLQAKAEHQEILLTFGGAFSNHIAAVAFAGKEKGFKTIGIIRGDELKDKISENPTLTFAQSCGMQFEFVSRESYRLKNEIPFLENLKQKFGDFYLIPEGGTNALAIKGCEEILNEKDAEFDYICCSIGTGGTISGIINSVLPHQKVLGFPALKGDFLTDEIRNIVINNNWELLTDYHFGGYGKVNSELIAFINQFFKENNIPLDPIYTGKMVFGVIDLIHRNYFPTQSKILLIHTGGIQGIQGMNMKLRNKQLPTIDINV